GGATGCCCGAGGGGGTGAACCGGGCCTTCGACATCGGGGGCCCGGACGTCATGACGTACCGGGACATGATGCAGCGGTACGCGCGGGTGGCCGGGCTGCCCCGCCGGCTGATCCTCCCCGTCCCGATGCTGTCACCGGGGCTGTCCAGTCACTGGGTCGGGCTGATCACCCCCGTACCGGCGTCGATCGCCCGCCCGCTGGCGGAATCCCTGCGGTACGAGGTGGTGTGCGCCGAGCACGACATCGCGGAGTACGTCCCGGACGGTCCGGGGCGGCCGCTCCCCTTCGACACCGCGCTCTCGCTGGCCCTGCGCCGGGTGCGCGAGGCGAAGGTGACGACCCGGTGGTCGTCCGCCTCGACGCCCGGTGTCCCCAGCGACCCGCTGCCCACCGACCCGGACTGGGCGGGCGGCAGCCTGTACACGGATGTGCGCGAGCAGGAGGTGGACGCCTCCCCCGAGGCGCTGTGGCGGGTGGTCGAGGGTGTCGGCGGCGACAACGGCTGGTACTCGTTCCCCTCGGCCTGGGCGGTCCGGGGGTGGCTGGACCGGCTCGTCGGAGGGGTGGGACTGCGCCGGGGCCGGCGGGACGCGGAGCGTCTGCGGGTCGGGGACTCGCTGGACTTCTGGCGGGTCGAGGAGATCGAACCGGGCCGGCTGCTGCGGCTGCGCGCGGAGATGCGCCTGCCCGGCCTGGCCTGGCTGGAGATGTACGTCGAACAGGGCCCGGAGGGTGACGGGCGGTCGCGTTACCGGCAGCGGGCCCTGTTCCATCCGTCCGGCCTGCTGGGCCACGCCTACTGGTGGAGCGTGTCGCCGTTCCACGCGGTGGTCTTCGGCGGGATGGCACGCAACATCGCGCGGGCGGCGGGGCGGACGGCGTCCCGGGGAGGTTCCTCATGAGTACGGCGGTGGTGCTGTTCACCTCCGATCTGCGGCTGCACGACCATCCGCCGCTGCACGCGGCCCTCGCCTCGGCCGACGAGGTGGTGCCGCTCTTCGTGCGTGACGACGCCGTGGACCGGGCCGGTTTCGGGGCGCCGAACCGGCGGGCGTTCCTCGCCGACTGCCTCCGCGACCTGGACGAGGGCCTGCGCCGGCGGGGCGGGCGGCTGGTGATCCGCTCCGGCGAGGTGGCCGAGCAGGTCTGCCGGGCCGTCGCGGAGACGGGCGCGGACGCGGTGCACATGTCGGCCGGGGTGAGCGGGTTCGCGCAGCGCCGTGAGGAGCGGTTGCGGGCGGCGCTCGGCGAGCAGGGGTGCCGGCTGGTGGTCCATGACGCGGTGGTCACCGCCGTCGCGCCGGGTGAGGTGGTCCCCTCGGGCAAGGGCAAGGACCATTTCGCGGTCTTCACCCCGTACCTCCGGTCCTGGTCGCGGGCGCGGCTGCGGACCCCCTTCGGTGCGCCGCGCGCCGTGCGGGTGCCTCCGGGGCCGGTGTCGGAGCCCGTGCCCGCGCGGTCCGGGGTGTCCGGGGTGTCCGCGGGGCTCGCCGAGGGCGGGGAGGCGGAGGGCCGCCGGCGGCTGGCCGCCTGGCGCCGCGACGGTGTGGACGCCTACGAGGAGCGCCACGACGACCTGGCGGGGGACGCCACCTCCCGGCTGTCACCGCATCTGCACTTCGGCACCCTCTCCCCCGCCGAGATCGTCCACCGGGTGCGCGCCGCGGGCGGCCCGGGGGCCGAGGCATTCGTACGCCAGGTGTGCTGGAGGGATTTCCACCACCAGGTGCTGGCGGCCCGCCCGGCCGTGTCCCACGAGGACTACCGGCCGCGGGGCGACCGGTGGCGCGGCGAGGTGGCGGCCGCGGACGACATCGCGGCCTGGAAGGAGGGCCGTACCGGGTATCCGCTGGTCGACGCCGCCATGCGCCAGCTGCTCCACGAAGGCTGGATGCACAACCGGGGCAGGCTGCTGACGGCCGGTTTCCTCGTCAAGACGCTGTACGTGGACTGGCGTGTCGGGGCCCGCCACTTCCTGGAGCTGCTGGTGGACGGGGATGTGGCGAACAACCAGCTCAACTGGCAGTGGATGGCGGGGACCGGCACCGACACCCGGCCCAACCGGGTCCTCAACCCGGTCGCGCAGGCCAGGCGTTACGACCCGCGGGGTGACTATGTGCGCCGCTGGGTCCCCGAGCTCCGGGCCGTCGGGGGTCCCGCCGTCCACGAGCCGTGGAAGCGGGCGAAGGACGCGCCGGAGGCGGCGGGGTATCCGGACCGTCTGATCGAACTGTCCGAGGGACTGGCCCGGTTCCGGCAGGCGCGCGGCCTGGAGTGAGCGGTCCGGGCGGGGCGCCGGTGCCGTTCCGGATACGGGACCGGCCCTCGCTCACTCCTCTTCGGTGCCCTCGGCGCCGTCCGCGCTCCGCGCCTGCCCCTTGGCGCGCCGGCCCACGACGGTCGCCGCGGCCAGGGCGCTGCCCGCGAAGGCGAGGGCCACCAGCCAGGGGCGGTTGAGCACGTTGCACGTGACGTGGTCGAGGGAGTACTCGCCGGGGCCCGCCAGGCCGATCGCCGCCGCGGTGAACCCGAGGAACGCCGGGTACTCGTAGCCGCCGCCCATGGCGAAGAAGCCCGCCGGGGCGTGGACGGCGACGGCTCCGGCCATCGTGCCGGCCGCGGCCGCTCCGGCCGCCGGGGTGGCGAGGCCCAGGGCGAGCAGGACACCGCCGCCCGCCTCGCCGAGCCCGGCGGCGAGTGCGCTGTGCTTCGGGGGGTGGAAGCCCATGGCCTCCATGGCCGCGGTGGTCCCCTTGATGCCTCCCCCGCCGAACCATCCGGCCAGTTTCTGGCTGCCGTGGGCGGCGAGGACGGCACCCGTGCCGACCCTGAGCACCAGAAGTCCGAAGTCGCGTCGCTCGATGGTCATGGCGGCCTCCCGTGACGAGGGTCGGACGGAGGCCGGGCGGACGGCCCGGTCCCCGGTCCACTGTGGGCTCACCCGGGTGGAGGTGTGCGGTGCTGTTGGGCCATCCGTGGCACGGCCCCGTGAGGACGGGGCGGGGAGCCCGCCCCGGCGCGCCGGGCCGGCCGGACCGGGAGGCCGCGCGGAATGCGACGTACGTCATTGTGCAACTAGTTGCATAAGGAGCCGGGGGTGCTCTACAACTGGCACGACCGCCGCCCCCTGTACCTGGAGACCCGGATGAGCCCCTACCCCGCCTTGCTGAGCCCGCTCGACCTCGGATTCACCACCCTGCCGAACCGGGTGCTGATGGGGTCGATGCACACCGGCCTGGAGGAGACCGAGCGCGGCTTCGAACGGATGGCGGCCTTCTACGCGGCCCGCGCCCGGGGAGGCGTGGGCCTCATGGTGACCGGTGGGATCGCCCCCGGCGAGCGTGCCTGCTCCTTCCCCGGCGGCGCGAAGATGACCACCGAGGCGGAGGCCGCGCAGCACGCCGAGGTCACGGCCGCCGTGCACGCGGCGGGCGGACGGATCGCGATGCAGGTCCTGCACTTCGGGCGGTACGCGCACCACCCGGACCTGGTGGCCCCGAGCGCGTTGAAGGCCCCGATCAGCGCTTTCACCCCGCACGCGCTCACCGATGACGAGGTCGAGGAGACCATCGAGGACTTCGTCCGGGCGGCGGAGCTGGCACGGCTCGCCGGGTACGACGGCGTCGAGATCATGGGTTCCGAGGGGTACCTGATCAACGAGTTCATCGTCTCGGCGACCAACCACCGCACCGACCGCTGGGGCGGGAGCTACGGGAACCGCATCCGCTTCCCCGTCGAGATCGTGCGCCGGGTCCGGGAGCGGGTCGGCAGCGACTTCATCCTGATCTACCGGCTCTCCATGCTGGACCTGGTGCCCGGGGGCTCCACGCTGGAGGAGGTCGTCCACCTCGCCCGCGAGGTGGAGGCGGCCGGTGCGACCATCATCAACACCGGCATCGGATGGCACGAGGCGCGCATCCCGACGATCGCCACGTCCGTCCCGCGCGGCGCCTTCAGCTGGGTGACGGAGAAGGTGCGCGGTGCGGTCTCCGTACCGCTGGTGACCAGCAACCGCATCAACACCCCCGAGGTAGCCGAGGAGATCCTCGCCTCGGGCCGGGCCGACATGGTCTCGATGGCCCGGCCCTTCCTCGCCGACCCGGACTTCGTCGCCAAGGCCGCCGAGGGGCGCGCCGACGCCATCAACACCTGCATCGGCTGCAACCAGGCATGTCTGGACCATGTCTTCAGCCTGAAGATCACCTCCTGCCTGGTGAACCCGCGGGCCTGCCACGAGACGGAGCTGGTGGTCTCACCGGCCCGCACCCGCAAGCGCGTCGCGGTGGTGGGCGCCGGGCCCGCCGGGCTGGCGTGCGCGGTCACGGCGTCCGAGCGCGGGCACACCGTGACCCTGTTCGACTCCGCGGACGAGGTCGGCGGCCAGCTGAACGTGGCCCGCCGGATACCCGGCAAGGAGGAGTTCGACGAGACGCTGCGCTATTTCCGTACCCGGCTGGCCGAGGAGGGCGTGGAGCTCCGGCTCGGTACCACCGCCGCCCCCGGGGACCTCGACGGGTACGACGAGGTCGTCCTGGCCACCGGCGTCGAACCCCGGACGCCCGCGATCCCCGGTGTCGGGCACCCCTGTGTGGTCGGTTATCTGGACGTGCTGCGGGACGGTGCGGCGGTCGGCGACCGGGTCGCCGTCATCGGCGCGGGCGGGATCGGGTTCGACGTCGCCGAGTTCCTGACGGACGGCGGGGACGCGGCGAGCCGGGACCCGGAGGTGTTCGCCCGGCAGTGGGGTGTGGACACGGCGTACGCGGACCGGGGCGGACTGCGTACGCCGGAGCGCCCCCGGCCGCCGCGCTCGGTGTGGCTGATCCAGCGCAGGGCCGGGAAGGTGGGGGCCGGGCTCGGCAGGACCACCGGGTGGATCCACCGCACCGAGCTGCGTCACCGCGGTGTGACGACGATCGCCGGCGCGTCCTACGACCTGATCGACGACGAGGGTCTGCATCTCACCGTCGACGGGGTCCGGCAGGTGCTGCCGGTGGACACGGTGGTGCTGTGCGCGGGCCAGGAACCGCGCCGTGAGCTGTACGAGGCGCTGGTGGCCGCCGGGCGGCGGGTGCGTCTGATCGGTGGTGCGGACGTCGCCGCGGAACTGGACGCCAAGCGTGCGGTCCAGCAGGGGACGGAACTCGCCGCGGAGCTGTGAGGGCGGACCTCCCGGCCGCCCCGGCTGCCGCCTCGCTCGCCGCCTCGCTCGCCGCCCCGCCGGCCGCCCCGGCCCCGTACCGGAGCGGTCGGCGGGGCAGGCTGCGGTCCCTAGGATGCACTGCATGTCACTGCCCCACGCGATCCTCACCGCCCTGCTGGAGAAGCC
This DNA window, taken from Streptomyces nitrosporeus, encodes the following:
- a CDS encoding NADPH-dependent 2,4-dienoyl-CoA reductase, yielding MSPYPALLSPLDLGFTTLPNRVLMGSMHTGLEETERGFERMAAFYAARARGGVGLMVTGGIAPGERACSFPGGAKMTTEAEAAQHAEVTAAVHAAGGRIAMQVLHFGRYAHHPDLVAPSALKAPISAFTPHALTDDEVEETIEDFVRAAELARLAGYDGVEIMGSEGYLINEFIVSATNHRTDRWGGSYGNRIRFPVEIVRRVRERVGSDFILIYRLSMLDLVPGGSTLEEVVHLAREVEAAGATIINTGIGWHEARIPTIATSVPRGAFSWVTEKVRGAVSVPLVTSNRINTPEVAEEILASGRADMVSMARPFLADPDFVAKAAEGRADAINTCIGCNQACLDHVFSLKITSCLVNPRACHETELVVSPARTRKRVAVVGAGPAGLACAVTASERGHTVTLFDSADEVGGQLNVARRIPGKEEFDETLRYFRTRLAEEGVELRLGTTAAPGDLDGYDEVVLATGVEPRTPAIPGVGHPCVVGYLDVLRDGAAVGDRVAVIGAGGIGFDVAEFLTDGGDAASRDPEVFARQWGVDTAYADRGGLRTPERPRPPRSVWLIQRRAGKVGAGLGRTTGWIHRTELRHRGVTTIAGASYDLIDDEGLHLTVDGVRQVLPVDTVVLCAGQEPRRELYEALVAAGRRVRLIGGADVAAELDAKRAVQQGTELAAEL
- a CDS encoding cryptochrome/photolyase family protein, with the protein product MSTAVVLFTSDLRLHDHPPLHAALASADEVVPLFVRDDAVDRAGFGAPNRRAFLADCLRDLDEGLRRRGGRLVIRSGEVAEQVCRAVAETGADAVHMSAGVSGFAQRREERLRAALGEQGCRLVVHDAVVTAVAPGEVVPSGKGKDHFAVFTPYLRSWSRARLRTPFGAPRAVRVPPGPVSEPVPARSGVSGVSAGLAEGGEAEGRRRLAAWRRDGVDAYEERHDDLAGDATSRLSPHLHFGTLSPAEIVHRVRAAGGPGAEAFVRQVCWRDFHHQVLAARPAVSHEDYRPRGDRWRGEVAAADDIAAWKEGRTGYPLVDAAMRQLLHEGWMHNRGRLLTAGFLVKTLYVDWRVGARHFLELLVDGDVANNQLNWQWMAGTGTDTRPNRVLNPVAQARRYDPRGDYVRRWVPELRAVGGPAVHEPWKRAKDAPEAAGYPDRLIELSEGLARFRQARGLE
- a CDS encoding SDR family oxidoreductase is translated as MEAGEDRAVLRCLVTGATGYVGGRLVPELLGAGYRVRALARDPGKLRDHPWADEVEAVRGDVTDARSVGAAMRDVDVAYYLVHALGSGPDFEETDRRAARIFGEQARAAGVRRIVYLGGLTPAGVPERLLSPHLRSRAEVGHILLASGVPTTVLRAAVVIGSGSASFEMLRYLTERLPVMVTPSWVSTRIQPIAVRDVLRYLAGSARMPEGVNRAFDIGGPDVMTYRDMMQRYARVAGLPRRLILPVPMLSPGLSSHWVGLITPVPASIARPLAESLRYEVVCAEHDIAEYVPDGPGRPLPFDTALSLALRRVREAKVTTRWSSASTPGVPSDPLPTDPDWAGGSLYTDVREQEVDASPEALWRVVEGVGGDNGWYSFPSAWAVRGWLDRLVGGVGLRRGRRDAERLRVGDSLDFWRVEEIEPGRLLRLRAEMRLPGLAWLEMYVEQGPEGDGRSRYRQRALFHPSGLLGHAYWWSVSPFHAVVFGGMARNIARAAGRTASRGGSS
- a CDS encoding DoxX family protein, whose translation is MTIERRDFGLLVLRVGTGAVLAAHGSQKLAGWFGGGGIKGTTAAMEAMGFHPPKHSALAAGLGEAGGGVLLALGLATPAAGAAAAGTMAGAVAVHAPAGFFAMGGGYEYPAFLGFTAAAIGLAGPGEYSLDHVTCNVLNRPWLVALAFAGSALAAATVVGRRAKGQARSADGAEGTEEE